The following are encoded together in the Streptomyces sp. NBC_00358 genome:
- a CDS encoding N-6 DNA methylase, translated as MQDNATEVTAAGIARLAGVGRAAVSNWRRRHADFPKPVGGTEASPSFALAEVEAWLRHQGKLAEVPLRERVWQQLAGHPEGPAAALAHVGCVLLLIHDRPTVWLEVGAGSDERLAALLPAALEQVTVPRFGRVQAERGVHAEVSAEPSSAVNRPVTVNTPDVVSGGSAAPRTLNTPNEPNTPNAPRTPHLPNAPSVPAALAVPLPTGPELLPSVPLLRGAAELAAELGARQTFEFLLGRHLDANSRQFTPTPTELARLMADLAGPTRTVLDPACGTGALLRALDTRPGMEFHAQDSAPELAVLTALRLALHGRATVRAAVGDSLRADAFPRLRADTVLCHPPFNERNWGHDELAYDPRWEYGFPARAESELAWVQHALARLRDGGTAVLLMPPATASRRSGRRIRADLLRRGALRAVVALPVGAAPPYNIPLHLWVLRRPEKAPGRPEVLLADAGQFAGEGRGGPDWQAVRDVVLDTWWAHDRDGTLPERPGLARSVPVIELLDDDVDLAPARHLPPPAAADGAEQLAAVRECLDETLRLTTGLTPSPATTERPVRWPLTTVGELARGSALVMRAGGNGGHARVPVLTDHDVLAGTGPSGTLPETDEEAVLTEAGDVVVPVLGGGSVVRVVDGASVGAVLGRNLVLLRPDPAALDPWFLAGFLRGTANNRQASSYASTATRLDVRRLQLPRLPLDEQRRYGARFRALDEFERALRHAGRLGDQLVRGMYDGLTDGTVPPG; from the coding sequence GTGCAGGACAACGCGACCGAGGTGACCGCCGCCGGAATCGCACGGCTGGCCGGCGTCGGCCGCGCGGCCGTGAGCAACTGGCGCCGTCGCCACGCCGACTTTCCCAAGCCCGTCGGCGGTACGGAGGCCAGCCCGTCGTTCGCGCTCGCCGAGGTCGAGGCCTGGCTGCGCCATCAGGGCAAACTCGCCGAAGTGCCTTTGCGGGAACGGGTATGGCAGCAACTCGCCGGTCACCCCGAGGGCCCGGCCGCCGCACTCGCCCACGTCGGCTGCGTGCTGCTGCTCATCCATGACCGGCCGACGGTCTGGCTGGAGGTGGGCGCCGGTTCCGACGAGCGTCTCGCCGCACTGCTGCCGGCCGCGCTGGAGCAGGTGACCGTCCCGCGGTTCGGCCGGGTGCAAGCCGAACGTGGCGTTCACGCCGAGGTGAGTGCGGAGCCGTCGTCGGCTGTGAATCGACCGGTAACTGTGAACACTCCAGACGTGGTTTCAGGAGGATCGGCAGCCCCGCGCACCCTGAACACCCCGAACGAGCCGAACACCCCGAATGCCCCACGCACCCCACACCTCCCAAATGCCCCTTCCGTCCCCGCCGCTCTCGCGGTGCCCCTCCCCACCGGCCCCGAGCTGCTCCCCTCCGTCCCTCTCCTGCGCGGCGCGGCCGAGCTCGCCGCCGAACTGGGCGCCCGCCAGACCTTCGAGTTCCTGCTCGGGCGGCACCTCGACGCCAACTCGCGCCAGTTCACGCCCACCCCCACCGAGCTCGCCCGCCTCATGGCCGACCTCGCCGGCCCCACCCGCACCGTCCTCGACCCGGCCTGCGGCACCGGCGCCCTGCTGCGCGCCCTCGACACCCGCCCCGGCATGGAGTTCCACGCCCAGGACAGCGCCCCCGAACTCGCCGTGCTCACCGCGCTCCGGCTCGCCCTGCACGGGCGGGCCACCGTGCGGGCGGCCGTCGGCGACAGCCTGCGCGCCGACGCGTTCCCGCGGCTGCGCGCCGACACGGTCCTGTGCCACCCCCCGTTCAACGAGCGCAACTGGGGTCACGACGAACTGGCCTACGACCCGCGCTGGGAGTACGGCTTCCCGGCGCGCGCCGAGTCCGAGCTGGCCTGGGTGCAGCACGCGCTGGCCCGGCTGCGGGACGGCGGCACCGCCGTCCTGCTCATGCCGCCCGCCACCGCTTCCCGCCGTTCCGGGCGCCGTATCCGCGCCGACCTGCTGCGCCGCGGCGCGCTGCGGGCCGTCGTCGCCCTGCCGGTCGGCGCGGCACCTCCGTACAACATCCCCCTGCACCTGTGGGTGCTGCGCCGGCCCGAGAAGGCGCCCGGCCGGCCCGAGGTGCTGCTCGCCGACGCCGGGCAGTTCGCCGGCGAGGGGCGTGGCGGTCCCGACTGGCAGGCCGTCAGAGACGTCGTACTCGACACCTGGTGGGCCCACGACCGGGACGGCACGCTCCCGGAGCGGCCCGGTCTGGCGCGTTCCGTTCCCGTCATCGAACTCCTCGACGACGACGTCGACCTCGCCCCGGCCCGCCATCTCCCGCCCCCGGCGGCGGCCGACGGTGCCGAGCAGCTCGCGGCCGTGCGCGAGTGCCTCGACGAGACGCTGCGCCTGACCACGGGTCTCACCCCGTCCCCCGCGACGACGGAGCGGCCCGTCCGCTGGCCGCTCACCACCGTCGGCGAACTCGCCCGCGGGAGCGCCCTGGTGATGCGTGCGGGCGGAAACGGCGGTCACGCGCGCGTGCCCGTCCTCACCGACCACGACGTGCTCGCCGGCACCGGCCCCTCGGGGACGCTGCCCGAGACGGACGAGGAAGCCGTGTTGACGGAGGCGGGCGACGTGGTCGTGCCGGTGCTCGGCGGCGGATCGGTGGTACGCGTGGTCGACGGCGCGTCGGTGGGCGCCGTCCTCGGGCGCAACCTCGTGCTCCTGCGCCCCGATCCCGCGGCACTCGACCCGTGGTTCCTCGCCGGGTTCCTGCGGGGCACCGCCAACAACCGCCAGGCCAGCAGTTACGCGTCCACCGCCACCCGGCTCGACGTGCGCCGCCTGCAACTGCCCCGGCTCCCGCTGGACGAACAGCGGCGCTACGGCGCCCGGTTCCGTGCGCTCGACGAGTTCGAGCGGGCGCTCAGGCACGCGGGCCGGCTGGGGGACCAGCTCGTACGCGGCATGTACGACGGGCTGACGGACGGGACGGTACCCCCGGGCTGA
- a CDS encoding protein kinase domain-containing protein, with protein sequence MGQVWTAYDQRLDRRVAVKLLRADKVVGQEADELRRRFARECRVTAQVDHPGLVTVHDAGSEGEELFLVMQYVDGADLSDHLAEHDPYPWQWAVAVAAQLCAVLSAVHAVPIVHRDLKPRNVMVKQDGTVTVLDLGVASVMDTDTTRLTHTGSPIGSPAYMAPEQAMGGAVGPYTDLYALGVLIHELLSGDVPFTGSTALGVLHRHLYEPPPPVRGLRPEVPEALENLVLRLLAKDPQHRPASAQEVYEQLALLLPARGTPTGAPLDPTRPFLRPHAPWPDRARTPAPRPAPVVRDADKPDVAGAVDEVKRLLGEGRITQAVDVLGAILPTAAQQHGEHSPVVRTLRKQYAATLMDDGQYRRALPELRRLADERAAEAGRADPQSLRYRYESAQCLEQLGEPAAALAEYRALLPYYENQYAVDDPELAFDVRRRIGHLLLALGDRGAAGGTLARLLHDVERLHGPGHPLAAEIRGALQWLGQVRG encoded by the coding sequence ATGGGCCAGGTCTGGACGGCCTACGACCAACGGCTCGACCGGCGCGTCGCGGTGAAGCTGCTGCGCGCCGACAAGGTCGTCGGCCAGGAGGCCGACGAACTGCGCCGCCGCTTCGCGCGCGAGTGCCGGGTGACCGCCCAGGTCGACCACCCCGGCCTGGTCACCGTGCACGACGCGGGCAGCGAGGGCGAGGAGCTGTTCCTCGTCATGCAGTACGTCGACGGCGCCGACCTCTCCGATCACCTCGCCGAGCACGACCCCTACCCGTGGCAGTGGGCGGTCGCGGTCGCCGCGCAACTGTGCGCGGTGTTGAGCGCCGTGCACGCCGTGCCGATCGTCCACCGTGACCTCAAGCCGCGCAATGTGATGGTGAAGCAGGACGGCACGGTGACCGTCCTCGACCTCGGCGTCGCCTCCGTCATGGACACCGACACCACCCGCCTCACGCACACCGGCTCCCCCATCGGCTCGCCCGCCTACATGGCGCCCGAGCAGGCGATGGGCGGCGCGGTCGGCCCGTACACCGACCTGTACGCGCTCGGTGTGCTGATACACGAACTCCTCAGCGGCGACGTGCCGTTCACGGGCTCGACGGCGCTCGGGGTGCTGCACCGGCACCTGTACGAGCCGCCGCCGCCCGTGCGCGGGCTGCGCCCCGAGGTCCCGGAGGCGCTGGAGAACCTGGTTCTGCGCCTGCTCGCGAAGGACCCGCAGCACCGGCCCGCCTCCGCGCAGGAGGTGTACGAGCAACTGGCGCTGCTCCTGCCCGCGCGCGGAACCCCCACCGGGGCGCCGCTCGACCCGACGCGCCCCTTCCTGCGCCCGCACGCCCCCTGGCCGGACCGTGCGCGCACGCCCGCACCCCGGCCCGCACCCGTCGTGCGGGACGCCGACAAGCCCGATGTCGCCGGCGCCGTCGACGAGGTGAAGCGCCTTCTGGGCGAGGGCCGCATCACCCAGGCCGTCGACGTCCTCGGCGCGATCCTGCCCACCGCCGCACAGCAGCACGGCGAGCACTCCCCGGTCGTACGCACCCTGCGCAAGCAGTACGCGGCCACGCTCATGGACGACGGCCAGTACCGGCGCGCGCTGCCCGAACTGCGCCGCCTCGCCGACGAACGCGCCGCCGAGGCAGGCCGGGCCGATCCCCAGTCCCTGCGCTACCGCTACGAATCCGCCCAGTGCCTGGAGCAGTTGGGCGAACCGGCGGCGGCGCTCGCCGAGTACCGCGCGCTGCTGCCGTACTACGAGAACCAGTACGCGGTCGACGACCCGGAACTCGCCTTCGACGTCCGTCGCCGCATCGGGCACCTGCTGCTGGCGCTCGGCGACCGCGGCGCCGCCGGCGGCACACTGGCCCGGCTGCTGCACGACGTGGAGCGGCTGCACGGCCCCGGACACCCCCTCGCGGCCGAGATCCGGGGGGCACTGCAATGGCTGGGGCAGGTGCGCGGCTAG
- a CDS encoding glycoside hydrolase domain-containing protein: MSDHRQSRKRRYITWGAAGVAVVAGAGIAAQTSMAATTWPAQKTFTGRAFDTCAAPSLTAMKAWHTGFYGAAAVYIGGENRGCGQPNLTASWVKSVSTLGWKLIPLYVGAQPSCQTGSSPEKLTASTAASMGATDGADAVAKATALGMKAGSPVYLDMESYDITNKACNDAVLTYVRAFDKTLHAKTFRTGYYGFTSSSAKAVATATDKTDLPGNLWYALWDKTNTTTTDWPWGATQFTDHSRAHQYMVNSKETHGGVTFTVDRDAWDAPVAITG; the protein is encoded by the coding sequence ATGTCCGACCATCGTCAGTCGCGGAAGCGCCGGTACATCACGTGGGGGGCGGCCGGTGTCGCCGTCGTCGCCGGCGCCGGTATCGCCGCGCAGACCTCCATGGCGGCAACCACCTGGCCCGCCCAGAAGACCTTCACGGGCCGCGCCTTCGACACCTGCGCAGCGCCCTCGCTGACCGCGATGAAGGCCTGGCACACCGGCTTCTACGGAGCGGCGGCCGTGTACATCGGCGGCGAGAACCGCGGATGCGGCCAGCCCAACCTCACCGCGTCCTGGGTGAAGTCGGTCAGCACCCTGGGCTGGAAGCTCATCCCGCTGTACGTGGGCGCCCAGCCGTCCTGTCAGACCGGGAGCAGCCCCGAGAAGCTCACCGCCTCGACCGCCGCCTCCATGGGCGCGACCGACGGCGCTGACGCGGTCGCCAAGGCCACCGCCCTCGGGATGAAGGCCGGCAGCCCGGTCTACCTCGACATGGAGTCGTACGACATCACGAACAAGGCCTGCAACGACGCCGTGCTGACGTATGTGCGCGCCTTCGACAAGACCCTGCACGCCAAGACGTTCCGCACCGGGTACTACGGCTTCACCAGTTCGAGCGCCAAGGCCGTCGCGACCGCGACCGACAAGACGGATCTGCCGGGCAACCTCTGGTACGCGCTGTGGGACAAGACGAACACCACGACCACCGACTGGCCTTGGGGCGCGACCCAGTTCACCGACCACAGCCGCGCGCACCAGTACATGGTCAACAGCAAGGAGACCCACGGCGGCGTCACGTTCACCGTGGACCGCGACGCCTGGGACGCGCCGGTCGCCATCACCGGCTGA
- a CDS encoding SurA N-terminal domain-containing protein, giving the protein MHRRRRTALVLSAAIVAAAPLLTGCGSDAHPGAAAVVDGQRITVAQLEGRVNEVRSAQRAASKDDAQYEQVIANSGTLTRDTLHGMVLDRVLDRAAKNAGVTVTRKDSQQMRAALEQQAGGSKALETAWLSNYGVAPKRLDDSLRTEIEARKLAAALGVDMNTTDGKATFWKAMSVASKQLHVDLNPRYGAWDVQKSSRVDAKTPWLREVSSAGTQQQPA; this is encoded by the coding sequence TTGCACCGCCGCCGTCGCACCGCGCTCGTCCTCTCCGCAGCGATCGTCGCCGCGGCCCCACTGCTCACCGGCTGTGGCAGCGATGCCCATCCGGGCGCGGCGGCTGTCGTCGACGGGCAGCGGATCACCGTCGCGCAACTGGAGGGCCGGGTGAACGAGGTGCGCTCGGCGCAGCGGGCCGCCAGCAAGGACGACGCCCAGTACGAGCAGGTCATCGCCAACAGCGGCACCCTCACCCGCGACACCCTGCACGGCATGGTCCTGGACCGCGTGCTGGACCGTGCGGCGAAGAACGCCGGTGTGACCGTGACCCGCAAGGACTCCCAGCAGATGCGGGCGGCCCTCGAACAGCAGGCGGGCGGCTCGAAGGCCCTGGAGACGGCCTGGCTGTCCAACTACGGTGTGGCGCCCAAGCGTCTCGACGACAGCCTGCGCACCGAGATCGAGGCCCGGAAGCTCGCCGCCGCTCTCGGTGTCGACATGAACACCACCGACGGCAAGGCCACCTTCTGGAAGGCCATGTCCGTCGCCTCCAAGCAGCTCCATGTCGACCTGAACCCGCGCTACGGCGCCTGGGACGTCCAGAAGAGCAGCCGCGTCGACGCCAAGACGCCGTGGCTGCGGGAGGTCTCGTCGGCGGGGACCCAGCAGCAGCCCGCGTAA
- a CDS encoding nucleoside triphosphate pyrophosphohydrolase has protein sequence MTAAGAATVGATAADPGRVVLLTTSHRVAPGLLSWPAWQALHGADRVLCADAGHPQLPYLREAGVTVDLESPTAEDVVDACAGGRSLVVVATGEGESRLTDGLARLAGSGRIRMPDLELLPASYDLPGARLLDLVQVMDRIRVECPWSSQQTHKGLAKYGIEEAYELVEAIEEGDRDELREELGDVLLQVVFHARMAEDHEEAPFSIDDVAGGIVAKLIHRHPHVFGDEKATTPEEVREHWLRTKAEEKRRTSVTEGVPLGQPGLALSAKLSSRARTAGLDVPLPAGEGVGYELLAMAVRAEAEGVDPEAALRAAARTYRDAIRGAEGVETDGDEDADEYGAGDDEDHTGDDGGR, from the coding sequence GTGACCGCCGCCGGCGCGGCCACCGTCGGGGCGACCGCCGCCGACCCCGGCCGTGTCGTCCTGCTCACCACCAGCCACCGGGTCGCGCCCGGTCTGCTGTCCTGGCCGGCCTGGCAGGCGCTGCACGGCGCCGACCGGGTGCTGTGCGCGGACGCCGGGCACCCGCAGCTGCCGTATCTGCGCGAGGCCGGCGTCACCGTGGACCTGGAGTCCCCGACCGCGGAGGACGTGGTCGACGCGTGTGCCGGCGGCCGCTCGCTGGTTGTCGTCGCCACCGGTGAGGGCGAGTCCCGGCTCACCGACGGTCTGGCCCGGCTGGCCGGCTCCGGCCGCATACGGATGCCGGACCTGGAACTGCTCCCCGCCTCGTACGACCTGCCGGGCGCCCGGCTGCTCGACCTCGTCCAGGTGATGGACCGCATCCGCGTCGAGTGCCCCTGGTCGTCGCAGCAGACACACAAGGGCCTGGCGAAGTACGGCATCGAGGAGGCGTACGAGCTCGTCGAGGCCATCGAGGAAGGCGACCGGGACGAACTGCGCGAAGAGCTCGGTGACGTCCTGCTCCAGGTCGTGTTCCACGCGCGGATGGCAGAGGACCACGAGGAGGCCCCCTTCTCGATCGACGACGTGGCCGGCGGCATCGTCGCCAAGCTGATCCACCGGCACCCCCATGTCTTCGGCGACGAGAAGGCCACGACGCCCGAGGAGGTCCGGGAGCACTGGCTGCGGACCAAGGCCGAGGAGAAGCGGCGCACCTCCGTCACCGAGGGCGTCCCGCTCGGCCAGCCGGGCCTGGCGCTGTCGGCCAAGTTGTCGTCCCGGGCGCGTACGGCGGGACTTGACGTTCCGCTGCCCGCGGGAGAGGGCGTGGGGTACGAGCTGCTGGCGATGGCCGTCCGCGCCGAGGCCGAGGGCGTGGACCCGGAGGCGGCGCTGCGCGCGGCGGCACGGACCTACCGGGACGCGATCCGCGGGGCGGAGGGCGTGGAGACGGACGGGGACGAGGACGCCGACGAGTACGGCGCCGGGGACGACGAGGACCACACCGGGGACGACGGAGGACGGTAG